AGGATTCAGCTGATATTCGTATGATGATCAAGCGTGTGTTTGAGGCAATCACTGTTGAAGATATCAGAACCTTTAAGAATGAACTGATGACTCAATTTGGAAATAATCCAAAGTACGAAAAGGCTCTTACTATTTTCGATGAAGGGTTCGAAGATACCATTCAATATATGAATCATCCAGTGAATATGCGCCCTCATATACGAAGTACGAACTCTCTTGAACGATTAAATCAAGAAGTACGAAGAAGAGAAAGAGTTATTCGTATCTTCCCAAACACACAATCTGCTTTTCGTTTAGTAGGAGCTGTTTTAATGGAATACCAAGAATCTGTTTACTCTACAAAATCTATAAGAAGATGCTAATTTTTTCGTAGCTTCCATTATGGAATGATCACATATCCAGGAAAGACTGTCAAAGTGAGGAACCTTTGACAGCCTTCCCTGGATATGTAAGTGAAAGCCCATGGAATTTACGCAAAAAAAAATGTAGGGGATAATACACATATCCAAATGTAGTAGTTGAAAACATTGTATTAAATTTACACAATATTCTGGACTTGACTTGTGTGAGTAACGGTTGTGTCCCGATAGAGGGAGAATCGAGACAGAGAAAGGTGTGTGAGTAACGGTTGTGTCCCGATAGAGGGAGAATCGGTACAGAGAAAGGTGTATGCATAGCGTTTGTGTCCCGATAGTGGGGGAATCGAGACAAAGAAAGGTGTGTGAGTAACGTTTGTGTCCCGATAGTGGGGCAATCGAGACAAAGAAAGGTGTATGAGTAACGGTTGTGTCCTGATAGTGGGGGAATCGAGACAGAGAAAGGCGTGTGAGTAACGGTTGTGTCCCGATAGAGGGAGAATCGGGACAAAGAAAGGTGTGTGAGTAACGGTTGTGTCCCGATTGTGGGAGAATCGAGACAGAGAAAGGTGGTTTGTGTCCCGATAGTGGGGGAATCGGTACAGAGGAAGGTGTGTGCATAGCGGTTGTGTCCCGAGCAAAAAAAGAGATCATGCCTCAATAAAACAAAAAAGCCAGTTTCAGCCATTACCTTCACAAATCCTCGCATCCCCGTAAATTCTCCCCAATAACCTTAATTGCTTTGTCTAAACACCCTATTAAATTACAACAATCTTTCCGAAAAAGCTTATCTTAATCACTAATAACAAATGCCTACCCGTTTATAAACAAACTCTTCTTTAAATAGTTGATCATATGTAAAATGAGCAGTATCTTCAACAGAAATTTCTTTTCCGTCTAGTGGTAAAAAATCAGTGGAGTAACGATATTGTTTTGTTAATTTTCCATCAGGAAGGTAAGTTGGACAGATGATTGTCCATTTTAAAGGGCTGCTTTTCAACATATTAAATGCTGCTAAATGCTCTTCTGCTGCTCTTGTAGTTCTGCGACGTGATTCAGTTGATTGAAAACGAAAAAGCTCCGTTTGTAGACTTGATTGCAAGATTCCTGCAGTACCAATTGTGATGATTCGTGTAATGTTTTTAGCTACCATTGCTTCAATCATATTTGGGGTGGCAAGAGAAAGAGTTTGTTGAGCATCAGTGTTCAATGCGCTCACAACTGCGTCACTGTCGCTTATAGCCAGCTCTACATCTTTAAAGTTCGTTGCATCACCTTTTATGATCCTTAAATTAGGGGAGGTGATTATTTTTTCAGGAGATCGGACAAGAGCTGTTACAGAATAACCATCTGATAAAAGAAAATTCAATATTTCCTTTCCAACACGGCCAGTTGCTCCAAATAAGGTAATCTTCTTCATATTTTCACCCCTTTCCATTTGTTCGTATTGTCAAAACTTCTATAAGAAATAGGTTATAAAATATCTCCATAGAGGGCTTTATAGGCAAAAAAATTGCCACCCCCTAAATTCTTTGGATAATTGAGGTTACCACACACCCAACAACCAAGAATGGAAGTGACAATTTGTACCCTCAAATTATAACCTATTTATTAACTTTTATAAACTATCAAGAACAACTCATTCGAACATTGCTTACTTTATTGATTGGTAAAAGCATGTTCGATAAACCTACTGAACAGCCCGTAAATAAACCTTATCGAAAACTTCAAGTGGATGACCTTCCGGTCATTGAAGTTCTAGAACAGCTTGATTATCGAGTTCTTCTTAGTGAATATCTAGAGAAGAACGGGAAAGCTCTCAAACCTGTTCAAAGGCGTAAGAATGCAAAAGTTTCCGTACCTAAAGCCATGAACTGTCCAAAGTGTGGTGCTCCATCGGATTATCTTTATGCCAACAATGGAGATAAAGGTCAGTATCAATGCAAGGTGTGTACAGAACTTTTCAGTGAAAAGAACCGTTACTCTAAGGAGGCCATCCTGAAGTGTCCTCATTGTTCCAAGACTCTCGAGAAAATAAAAGAAAGAAAAGATTTTCACGTGTTTAAGTGCAAGAACAATGACTGTTCTTATTATCAAAAGAAGCTCAATGGGATGACTTCAAAAGAAAAGAAAAGGTTCAAAAAGGACCCTCAAGCATTTAAATTGAGATACATTTTCCGTCAGTTTTATATCGATTTCCAGCCGTTATCTAAGGAATCACCAGAACTGCCGGCCGTGGACTTATCAAAGATTTATGCATCCCCACATACATTAGGATTGATCCTAACCTATCATGTAAACTATGGCCTTTCGGCCCGTAAAACAGCTGCGATTATGCAGGACGTACACGGAGTGATGATTTCACATCAGACTGTATTGAACTACGAAAATAGCGTAGCTTTATTACTTAAACCTTATGTGGATCACTATCCCTATGAACTTTCAGACCAATTCTGCGGTGATGAAACGTATATCAGAGTAAACGGTCGATGGCATTATTTATTTTTCTTTTTTGACGCCGTGAAAAAGAT
This genomic stretch from Metabacillus sp. B2-18 harbors:
- a CDS encoding NAD(P)-dependent oxidoreductase, translated to MKKITLFGATGRVGKEILNFLLSDGYSVTALVRSPEKIITSPNLRIIKGDATNFKDVELAISDSDAVVSALNTDAQQTLSLATPNMIEAMVAKNITRIITIGTAGILQSSLQTELFRFQSTESRRRTTRAAEEHLAAFNMLKSSPLKWTIICPTYLPDGKLTKQYRYSTDFLPLDGKEISVEDTAHFTYDQLFKEEFVYKRVGICY
- a CDS encoding DDE-type integrase/transposase/recombinase translates to MYPQIITYLLTFINYQEQLIRTLLTLLIGKSMFDKPTEQPVNKPYRKLQVDDLPVIEVLEQLDYRVLLSEYLEKNGKALKPVQRRKNAKVSVPKAMNCPKCGAPSDYLYANNGDKGQYQCKVCTELFSEKNRYSKEAILKCPHCSKTLEKIKERKDFHVFKCKNNDCSYYQKKLNGMTSKEKKRFKKDPQAFKLRYIFRQFYIDFQPLSKESPELPAVDLSKIYASPHTLGLILTYHVNYGLSARKTAAIMQDVHGVMISHQTVLNYENSVALLLKPYVDHYPYELSDQFCGDETYIRVNGRWHYLFFFFDAVKKIILSYPVSPNRDTATAIRAIDEVLIKMKEIPENLTFVVDGNPIYLLAQHFFAQHEILFDVKQVIGLTNEDPVSTEYRPMKQIIERLNRTFKGNYRSTHGFGSEHGSISYVTLFTAYFNFLRPHAALEGKVPVVNPELKGLPTMPARWTKLIGLAQQWIVEQRQA